GGCGGCCGAGCCGTACCTGGTGATGGGCAGGGTGGAGGGCGAGACGATCCCGAGGAGGATCCTGCGCGACGACCGCTACGAGCGGGCCAGGCCCCGGCTGGCCGCCCAGTGCGGGACGGCGCTGGCCGCGGTGCACCGGATGCCGCTCGACGCCGTCGCGCAGGGCGAGCCGGAGGATCCGCTCGCCAGGTGGTGCGAGGTGATCGACCTGACCGGGCAGCCGCACCCGGTCTTCGAGCTGGCCTTCCGCAGGCTGGAGCGGACCAGGCCGGACAGCGTGCGGACCACCGTCGTCCACGGCGACTTCCGCAACGGCAACCTGATCGTCGGGCCCGAGGGCGTCAGGGCCGTCCTCGACTGGGAGTTGGCCCACGTGGGCGACCCCGTCGAGGACCTCGGCTGGCTGTGCGTGAAGGCGTGGCGGTTCGGCGCGCAGCCGCCCGTCGGGGGCTTCGGCGAGTACGACGACCTGGTGGCGGCCTATGAACGGGCGTCGGGGCACCGCGTCGACCGGCGGGCGCTGCGCTGGTGGGAGACGTTCGGGGTGCTGAAGTGGGGCGTCATCTGCGTCACCCAGGCCATGCGCCACCTGACGGGCGCGACCAGGTCGGTGGAGCTGGCCGCGATCGGCAGGCGCGTCTGCGAGACCGAGTGGGACCTGCTGGAGGCGCTGTCAGCCGGCCGGCCGTGAGACGAAGGCG
This window of the Nonomuraea africana genome carries:
- a CDS encoding phosphotransferase family protein produces the protein MISAIVEEVFGPGCEIASRARLSGGASRETWAVDVVDRDERLHRLVVRLSPAPAGQGTAPGLGQGLLEEARLLRAAAAAGVPVPEVVAAAEPYLVMGRVEGETIPRRILRDDRYERARPRLAAQCGTALAAVHRMPLDAVAQGEPEDPLARWCEVIDLTGQPHPVFELAFRRLERTRPDSVRTTVVHGDFRNGNLIVGPEGVRAVLDWELAHVGDPVEDLGWLCVKAWRFGAQPPVGGFGEYDDLVAAYERASGHRVDRRALRWWETFGVLKWGVICVTQAMRHLTGATRSVELAAIGRRVCETEWDLLEALSAGRP